The DNA sequence TACTTCAACCAAACCCGAAGAAGTCAAGTATTGGTAACGAGAGCAAGTTGATAGCTTTTCATTTTGGTCAAAAAAGAAAGTACGGTTAATAATAACAATGATGCATAATATTCCTTATTGTAAATTTATTACTACTACATGGTTGAGATAACTTATCCGATCGCGTTAATGGCTGGAGTTGTATCCTTTTTGTCTCCGTGTGCTGTTGGTTTATTACCGACTTACATAGGTTATGTAACCGGGATTGCAATTGAAGATCTCAAAAAGAAAGGATATAAACCATATCGCAAGAAAATGATTCTGGCTAGTCTGCTCTACACTTTGGGTTTCTCGACGGTTTTTGTATTGCTTGGTACAACCGCTGCCGGCTTAGGTGTAATCTTTCGGCAATACAGTTTGCCGATACAGCAAATAGGAGGATTAATTATTATTTTTTTTGGACTCGAATTTTCTGGTCTGATTCGACTTCCATTTCTATCAAAAACATATAAGTTTTCTCTTCCGACATGGGTTGAAAAAACACATTACGTCAAGTCGTTTTTGGTCGGTGTGATTTTTGCGACTGCATGGTCACCGTGTGTAGGAGTAGTTTTAGGGTCGATATTGGCTTTGGCTGCCACTACGCATCAGGCGTTAAGTGGGGCGATGCTATTATTTGTATATTCACTTGGTATTTCTATACCGTTTTTGATTGTTACATTTACGTTAATTTCGGCACCGAAATATTTGAAAATATTTACAAAATATACTCATATCATTTCGATAATAGCAGGATCAATACTTGTGATAGTTGGGCTAATGCTTGTCACTAATACTTATCGGTATTTAAATACTTATGTGTCCAATTTATTAAACTAATAAATTTTCGAAAAAGGATAGATTATTTATAGTATGAAAAAAACTCCTCATTTAGTAGAATAAAGATATCGCTAAAGTATTTGATAAAAAAAGGAGGTGGTACTAATGACAGTAACAGTTTATTCAACAATGACATGTCCGTATTGCAAAATGCTAATGGATTATTTGGATGAAAAACAAATTCACTATACCAAAAAATTAGTCGACCAGGATGAGGATGCCAAAAATGAAATGGCAAATATCTCCGGGGGTTTTTTGGGTGTTCCTTATACGGTAGT is a window from the Candidatus Woesebacteria bacterium genome containing:
- a CDS encoding sulfite exporter TauE/SafE family protein, with amino-acid sequence MVEITYPIALMAGVVSFLSPCAVGLLPTYIGYVTGIAIEDLKKKGYKPYRKKMILASLLYTLGFSTVFVLLGTTAAGLGVIFRQYSLPIQQIGGLIIIFFGLEFSGLIRLPFLSKTYKFSLPTWVEKTHYVKSFLVGVIFATAWSPCVGVVLGSILALAATTHQALSGAMLLFVYSLGISIPFLIVTFTLISAPKYLKIFTKYTHIISIIAGSILVIVGLMLVTNTYRYLNTYVSNLLN
- a CDS encoding glutaredoxin family protein, which codes for MTVTVYSTMTCPYCKMLMDYLDEKQIHYTKKLVDQDEDAKNEMANISGGFLGVPYTVVDKDGLVEKVVGFDKNKLDEILK